The genomic stretch AAACTGTAGTTTAGAGAAAGTTAATAGGACAGAGAATTAAGGGAAAAttctgtctcagtctcagtctgaAGCCACTATTCCACCACCTGGTCACTGCTTGTACCCGTTTACTTTACTTGTGTGCTTGTTGCACTTAACTGCAGTTCACAGTTTAACACTTCATGTTCCTTTGAACAGAAAGTCACAGTCCTGTTGTGTATGTTTAGCTCCGCTGTAAGCTTCGTTAGCTATTCGTTCTCATGCTGCAGGGCTTGAAATAAATAGTGTTACGTCTTCCCCCGACACCGACAAgcaaacaactcttaaaatgcttgttccctgaatggagtttggaGCGATAAGAGCTATGCTGTGCAGTGCCGAGACgtatttccaaaacttaccaATTGCTTGACGCGATTTTTCACGTGATCACGTTGCGTCATTCGCGCCACCCAGTCTTATCATTGcctttgtatgtaatctagtCGTGCAAATAATTTGCATCGCATTTGGTCTGAACATGGCATAGCGGTCCATCTATCTCCTCAGTCACAAAAGACTGGCTGGCAGGACCTCACAACTATATTGCGTTGGTTAAACCAAGAGGGCACTGAAAATCCGTACTGATATCGGTAGGAGTAGAGCTAGTGAGCTATCAGCAGCAGGCTAGCAGCAGAGTCCTGCACTGTGTGTGGCATTTCAGCAGCACATAGATGAACCGTCTTGTATGTTTATCTGGCCGGCTCTTCTGATTGGGCCTTATAGAGACCCCCCATTAAACTTTTTACAACGCATATCGGCCGATAACCCGATCAATAGGAACACCCTTattaaaaacagctggaaatgtgttcatttttgaTGCTTATGAACAACTCTGCATTGATATACAGATTGAAAGTGGCATCAGCACTTCCTAAACATGGACAGTGCGTGTCTAGAAAAATAGAAACCCCTGTGCAATATAAGAGCCCTGCAACAAATCCAACCTACATTTAACTTGGTGGGCTCcgttttttgacagttttagtGAGGTGCCATTTTTAATAATGGTGTTGCTGCACTGGAttttatgaaaaacacatttgtagtGTTTGTCCACTTATTTATAAGCATTGCCTTGACCTCAGTCCATTAATATGGGGTATTTTTGATACAGTCTGATCCAGTATTTTTTATCTCAGTGTTGATTAAATGAGTGTGACAAGTGTGAAAAGTAGATATGCACCAATCTTTTGGCTAGGGACCAGAATCTGCAGTTTGAatcagaaaacatattttaacattaCAGATGCGAGTGCATTGATGTGCAGGCCCTGGATTGATACAAATGTTCTATGAATCGGTCAATGACCAAATTTTAATGTCAATAATCGGTTGACTGAGGCTAAGCTTGGCTGCTTAGTCTGTACAGCATCTCCAAATCTCTTTTAAGGAGTTCAGAGCAAGACTCTTGCGTTACTTTCACAAGATTTACATTAGCACACCACCTTCATTGCTATTGGATCCATGCTTGCGAgggataaacaaaaacatgtccGACAACACGAACGCGGTTCACAGTGCATCATTAGATCTAAAGTTTGGAAGTACTGATGTGGACATTAATGACAGTGCTACCAGTCCTCCATTTTCCCCCCATGccataaattaacaaaaatactTGGGTTTCCGTGGTCTTTCGTGAAGTATATCAGATATACTTAATAAAAGATCAGGGAATCCCAAGTACTGCCACTTTCTTAAAAATAGCTTATTTTAATGTATAATGGAAACTGAATGAGACTCCACTACATAGCATTGAATCATATGCATTGAACCTGAGCCCCTGTAGCTAGATGTGAAGAGAGAGATGCACCCCCCCAGATATATCTGATGACCTGGAACAACAGAGGGGTTGATTGGGGGGCTGCTGCTTAGCAGTAGTTTCTTGGAGTAAAGCAGTTACTTtaagtaaagctatctgtccagagttgagacagacagaggatgtAAGAGTaagaaccagaaaatattttgaaaatgattaaaCGAAAAAAGTTTGCACACTGCATCTCCACACCGACTTGCAGGGAGCACAAAACCCCAAAACAGCCAAGTTTAAATTTTGCCTGCGATCAGGTTTTGGATGATAGCTTATAAGACATATCACCATCAAAGTTTGCATTTTCATTCTCACATGTGGTCAAATACTCAAATGTAAAGCCTGGTTGTCATTAAAGAGTGGAGTGTGACAGTAGAGTTTAGTAGTGGAAGGATCTGATttattcagctttattttaGCTGATAACAATCCTCCGGCAGGAGGACAGTTCAGAGTTTATTTGTTCAGAGTTTATCTTTTGGTATTTAAAAAGTAGATTTAAGTGGctgtgaaaaaacaaagcaatgaTGGACTAAGCTTAGCCGATAACCAATATATTTGTTCAATTGCACAACCCCACTTGTCATTAAACAAATCTGCAAGCCAGCTGATGATTTTAACACAACATTGTTTCTGAACAAAATTTCAGTAGCAATTTCTGTTGTGGGgacattaatataatataatctaACTTCTGTTATTGTGACCATTCATGTGAACTTCAGCActgtttggtctgttttacCTGTGATGGCTTTTCCATGGTAAGAAAGCTGCATTAGGCCTAAAGTTAAAGATGACAGGCAGACTTACTTTGCTGATCATGAAAAGAATTGTTTTAGACCAGGTCTTACCTCTCCCACATACTCCATGACGAACGTGTTCTTCTTGATATGCTGAAGTGTGCGGACACCCCATCCCCGACCATTCTCTGTCTTAAAGATGCACAGGTCGAATTGGATGCCCTTCTGCACCACTCTGTTGGGACAATCGGGGCCACAGCTGCATTGGGAGTTACATTCGTATATGGGCTGTCCCGCCCGGATCCGCACCTGCCCTCTGTCATTGTAGGCCATGCGGTGCAGGGAGGCCCCAGGGCAGCAGCCACTCACTGGCTCCTCTAAACAGTTCTTACATTCACAGCCCACAGCCATCTCATCCAACACAATTCCCTGGCCTACTTTGTAGTTGTTGATGTAGGTGAAGTTTTTTGGCGGGCCCTCAAAGTCCACTTCATTCATGACAAAAATGCGACCTGGGTGGTTGCGAGTCTGATTCAAATGGGACTCCCAGCGCCGTAGATTCTGACGGAGTTTGGCTTTCTGGGTCAGGAAGGAAGCAACTTCCTTATCTAGCTTTTTAGGGGTGCAGCGTCTCTTGTGACGCCTCAGCTCCTTATCCAGGTCAAGGTGGAACTGTTTCATCAGTTTGGGGCATTTGAGGTTCCTCTTGGGTTCCCACGTGTTATCCGACTCTGGGAAGCCCCTCCACTTTACCAGATAGAACTCCTCCTCCTGAAACACAACAACTTCAATTAGGGGCAAAGACTGGATTCTTTCTCTCGTAtccatcagttttttttatgtcccACAGAAATCAACTTTCTTCAGAATAGCTTTAAGAGTTTGCCTACATTGGTCCTACATAGTGCTGCTTTGATTGTTTGCCTTAATTAGGGGTGGGAGAAAAAATTCTTAGATTCTTAGAGGCATCGCAATGCGGATGTGGACAATTCTGAATCAATTCACAAAtgccaaaaattgattttctaaatgttaattgATAACGTTATGTTGACGGAATGCAAAAGGCAGAACTCGGAAGTGCAGCGCCCGGACAGTCGATGGCGTGCACATAACAAAAGACACAAGATGGCTGAGCGTGAAATCCGACCGGCACCCTCTGCATTAAAAGCTAGCGTATGGAAGCACTTTGGCTTCTATGAAGTTGAAGGGGAAAAGGACCTGGACAAGAGCCACACAATATGCAAGTTGTGTCGaactaaactaaaatatttTGGAAACACGACAAACATGAGAAACCATATTTCTCCATGTTTCCacccagaggaggaagaaaaacagctggTTGTTGTTGCTTCCAACCAGAGGACCATCGAGCAAGCAATATCAAAGCTTCCACCCAACTCAGAAAGGGCAAAGCGAATTACAAACTCTATTGCAACTTTTATTGCCAAGAACTTGCGTCCGTATTCAGTCGTTGAGAACCAGGACTTTCGTGCTATGTTGCGCACTTTGGAGCCGAGATACAATGGCCCATCTCGAAGATATTTCACTGACACGGCGATCCCGACACTCTACAACAAGACCAAAACCAAAGTCATGGAATCACTGAAGAAAGCGGGTAGGATAGCTGTAACATGTGATGCGTAGACATCCATTGCCACAGAATCTTGTGTCACCGTAACTGCGCATTTCATCCTTGATGAGTGGCAGCTCGTTTCTTATGTGTTTCAAACAAGAACAGTGAATGAGAGGCACATGGGTGCAAATATGGCTGAGCTATTAAAGAATGTAGCAGAAAAATGGCAGATCACTAAGAAAGATTTAGTTTTAGTCACTGAAAATGCATCCAACATGGCTGTTGCTGCTGAACTGGGTAAATTCCTACATGTGAAATGCTATGCCCACACGCTAAATCTGGCCTTTCAGCGAGTGCTCAAGTTGCCCATTGTGTCAAGGCTACTAGGTAGGGTGAGACGTATTACTACGTTTTTCCACCGCAGCACCACTGCAAAACACCAGCTTGAAGAGAAGCAGTAACTACTTGGTCTGCCGAGACACAAGCTGAAAACAGATGTAAGTAGCAGGTGGAACAGTGCGTATGAGATGGATGACAGGTTTCTGGAGCAACAGTCTGCAGTCTGCAGTCTGCAGTCTGCAGTCTGCGCTGCGTTACTATCTCCtcaggtgaggagaggagagtctGACATCTGCACTCTCAGTGAAGCAAACATCTCAAATGCAGAGGATATTATCAAGGCCCTAAAACCAATGGAAGATGCAACTATTCTTTTGTCGGAGGAGAGCATCCCCACCATCTGTTTGATTGCTCCTTTGCAAGCTCAACTTATCCAGGACACTAAGGACAGTATTGGAAAGTCATCAATGGTCCGGGAGATAAAATAGGCCATCAATGGGGACCTCAGCAGGAGATGCACTACTGAACACCAGAGAAAGGCCTGCCTTTCCTTTCTggggaggagagagtggagacgTATGGAAGACTGATTGCTGAGGCTGCATCACTAAAGGtaattttgccattttatttcatgtaaagGATTACTGTCACTCTGGGCTTAAGACATTTACTTAACTTATACAATTGACCAAATAACAAATATTCCATAATAATACATGGTTTTTGATATTGAATagaacaaatacatttgttttgttaataatTTTGTTAAAAGGTGGTTTGGATTGAAGATAttgacattgtgatttaaaCATGCAAGGCTTTTGTGTTTACCTGTTATTCTCATTGTGTTTACCTACAGCAAGAGGTGAGagtagaagaggaggaaaacCCAGTGCACAACACATTGAAGGAAGAAGACACCCCAACCATTGAGGAGGAGCAACACCAAAGTCCTGCTTCTAAAAGAAGATTGTCATCATCTTCTCTGCTAGAGAATCTGCTCGAGCAGACTTTTACTGATGCTAGAGtccagcagcagcctgtgtCCGCCTATgccagagctgaggaggaagtggCCAAGTACTTTACTGCGTCATCACTGGTGGAGTAAGAATCAGGGAGTGTTTCCTCTGATTTCAAAGTTGGCCAAAAGATGCTTGTGTATTCCTGGCACCAGTGTCTCTGCAGAGAGAGTCTTCTCTACGGCAGGAGATATAGTAAccacacagcagagcacactTGCATCTGAACATGTAGACCAGCTCTTGTTCTTACACAAGATTTTACACATTAGCACTTACTACTAGCTAAGCACATTTGCACTGCCAGGCATTGGTATTGTTTGTATGAGAGCTGCTTTCTGTATTGTTTGGCTGTGACATCAATATGCTGTAAACAGATCTGTAGGTATACCCCGAGTCTTGATTAGGTTTACTGTACTGCCCTCCACAGAGTGTATCAGTGCAGCAATTTAGAGAAAGTGacacaacattttgacttttctttctgcagATGTTTAAGTGCCTAAGACCTTTTTTGTATGAAAGCCGTTTTTGATTGTGGTatacagcaaaatgttttgtttgttttttggtctgaGGGATTCTATGCTCAGGATTTTGTTTATAGTGAGAAGTCTTGGactcttcatttttatttgtgaacAAGGGCAGCTTTTTATGTTGTTAGTTATTCAGAATatgctgaagtccacaaacattatttttgtattagAGCTGCTGGTACAGAATTCTATATTTTTGAATGAAAGCTGTTTGTGATTTTGGTACAGCaaaatgttttggggtttttttgtctttagAATTATATTGCTCACTGCACATAACAGGAGGATGTTGTTTAGAAAtctattatattttatgttaatgATTCAGAATATGCTGAAGCTGTATTAATTTACTACATAAATGCTGCTACAGgcacacttttcttttcctgttggTTCTTTGCAAAGCTGGGATATTTGCTGGTAAATGTAACCTTCCAGTTGACTTGCCACATCTCttccatttgttttatttataaaaaatattggaAGTCAATTCAGTATGGATCGTTACAAATACTTTGCTTTGAAAGTACCAAGTAgtcacacagtgagaaaaaatgaaatcctgtatagaaaaaaaagatgcatcaAGATGCATCAATAATCATTTTATCATTGCATCACAGCCCTATGAATCGTAATCAAATGGAATAGTGAGGTGCCTAGAGATTCCCACCTCTAGAATCGAGGAGTTAGCCACGCCATCAGTGTCATGTCCGGCAGGCGTgccaagaggggaaaaaacacacacacagcatgttgtaTTGCAGCAGATGTGAAGAGTGCACACTTAATGTAGTGTGTTTTGATGGTCATGtagctctgtgttgttctggAGGTCCAGCAATCTGTCGTTAAGGCCGCTAAATCTGCACTGCTCAGACCTCCAATAAGTTTTTCCTTCACATTATCATACATGGAGGGCAACACCTTTGTGGTAAGATGGGACCTGCTTGGCATTTTGTAATGTGGCTCCAGTATGCTAATTAAATGCTTAAATCCAGGGTTTTCCACCACTGAATAAGATACTACAAATACCTCTATAGTGCTAGTTATTGCTTTAGCGCGAGTTGAATTTTGTGGAAGATTAGCTCTAAATGAGGACCGAAGACTTGGCTGTGTTAACCGAGTCGTTTTCTCAGTTAAGTCTACTTCTTTATGATGCCTGGGGAGATGTCCTGCCATACTTGTCGTGTTGCCTGTGGACACAGATAGCATAGCTTATAAACTGTGGTTTTCTTGCCGACAACACGAACATTGTTAACATTACTCTCCGGGAACTCAAAATATTTCCACATCGGTGATTTCAGAGAAGCCGGAGGGGGTTCAAGTTCAGTTGATGTGTCTCCGATAACAGCAGTTGCCATGGTGTCTTTTAATTGGCTGCAGATTCAGGTTAGAGGAGGTAACTTTGATTCGCTGTGctacaacatgctgtgtgtgtttttttcccctcttggcACGCCTGCCAGACGTGATGCGGGGCTAAATCCTCGATTCCACCTTTGATTTCGAAGGTCAAGAACGTGACGTAATTTTGATCGATATCGTACtcatatatatgtttatacatgtatatatacatgtacatacatatactgtacataatattgtgaaggttccccttgtgaagccaaaacagctctgacctgtcaagacatgggcttaagacctctgagggtgtcctgtggtgtctggcaccagggcgttttatagtggatcctctgggtcctgtatgttgggagGATgaggcctccatggatcagacctgctccagcacgtcttacagatgcccgatcagattgggatctggggaatttggaggcccggtcaacaccttgggccctttattgtgttcctcgagctgttcc from Pagrus major chromosome 7, Pma_NU_1.0 encodes the following:
- the LOC140999342 gene encoding histone-lysine N-methyltransferase SUV39H1-like isoform X2: MFWEELEALCRGERIHCKALGVSRANINDYEVEFLCDYKKNKEEEFYLVKWRGFPESDNTWEPKRNLKCPKLMKQFHLDLDKELRRHKRRCTPKKLDKEVASFLTQKAKLRQNLRRWESHLNQTRNHPGRIFVMNEVDFEGPPKNFTYINNYKVGQGIVLDEMAVGCECKNCLEEPVSGCCPGASLHRMAYNDRGQVRIRAGQPIYECNSQCSCGPDCPNRVVQKGIQFDLCIFKTENGRGWGVRTLQHIKKNTFVMEYVGEIITTDEAERRGHVYDRQGSTYLFDLDYVEDVYTVDAAHQGNISHFVNHSCNPNLQVFNVFIDNIDERLPRIALFSTRAIRAGEELTFDYKMQIDPVDTESTKMDSSFSLAGLPSSPKKRIRVECRCGSDSCRKYLF
- the LOC140999342 gene encoding histone-lysine N-methyltransferase SUV39H1-like isoform X1 — its product is MAENLKDCSVPCKMFWEELEALCRGERIHCKALGVSRANINDYEVEFLCDYKKNKEEEFYLVKWRGFPESDNTWEPKRNLKCPKLMKQFHLDLDKELRRHKRRCTPKKLDKEVASFLTQKAKLRQNLRRWESHLNQTRNHPGRIFVMNEVDFEGPPKNFTYINNYKVGQGIVLDEMAVGCECKNCLEEPVSGCCPGASLHRMAYNDRGQVRIRAGQPIYECNSQCSCGPDCPNRVVQKGIQFDLCIFKTENGRGWGVRTLQHIKKNTFVMEYVGEIITTDEAERRGHVYDRQGSTYLFDLDYVEDVYTVDAAHQGNISHFVNHSCNPNLQVFNVFIDNIDERLPRIALFSTRAIRAGEELTFDYKMQIDPVDTESTKMDSSFSLAGLPSSPKKRIRVECRCGSDSCRKYLF